Proteins from a genomic interval of Spea bombifrons isolate aSpeBom1 chromosome 4, aSpeBom1.2.pri, whole genome shotgun sequence:
- the DBX2 gene encoding homeobox protein DBX2 gives MFSGAQSSPAVNWELMGPSALTQHKPVPHGFGSMGRSFLIDDLLRDVDHHTVKHPPVACSAVPGTLSPAAEQISPSGGTYPAAWAFHLFHQSDRLPALYPNTRGTFHPATALSKCFLLQSLPFYPACCGGSCQHPASPTAFPRNESQLPLLAQDSNSKTRRVILRRAVFSEDQRKALEKMFQKQKYISKADRKKLAVNLDLKESQVKIWFQNRRMKWRNSKEKEVLSKRCLNDDPNDQKLSRTVSSIPICPSEKDLCSLQQFNKLKTQLSEKAPALARD, from the exons ATGTTCTCTGGTGCTCAGTCTTCTCCTGCTGTGAACTGGGAACTTATGGGACCTTCTGCTCTCACCCAACACAAGCCTGTACCTCATGGATTTGGGAGTATGGGGAGAAGCTTTCTGATAGATGACCTGCTCCGGGATGTGGACCACCACACTGTGAAGCACCCTCCTGTTGCTTGTAGTGCTGTCCCAGGAACATTGAGTCCAGCAGCGGAACAAATCAGCCCATCGGGAGGTACATATCCGGCAGCATGGGCTTTTCACCTATTCCACCAGTCAGACAGACTACCTGCTCTCTACCCCAACACCAGGGGAACTTTCCATCCTGCAACAG CTCTCTCAAAATGCTTCCTTCTGCAGTCCCTGCCATTCTACCCAGCCTGCTGCGGTGGGTCCTGTCAGCACCCTGCATCCCCCACTGCTTTTCCAA gAAATGAAAGTCAACTACCACTGTTAGCACAGGACTCAAACTCAAAGACGCGGCGTGTAATTTTAAGAAGAGCAGTTTTTTCAGAAGACCAGAGGAAAGCACTTGAGAAGATGTTccagaaacaaaaatacatcaGTAAAGCTGATAGAAAGAAGCTTGCAGTTAACCTTGATTTAAAAGAGTCCCAG GTAAAAATATGGTTCCAAAACAGAAGAATGAAGTGGCGAAACTCAAAAGAAAAGGAAGTTCTTTCTAAGCGGTGCCTTAATGATGACCCAAATGACCAGAAACTCTCAAGAACTGTATCGAGCATACCTATTTGCCCAAGTGAAAAGGATTTATGTAGCTTACAGCAGTTCAATAAGCTCAAGACACAATTATCAGAAAAAGCACCGGCTCTAGCAAGAGACTGA